In one Hippocampus zosterae strain Florida chromosome 10, ASM2543408v3, whole genome shotgun sequence genomic region, the following are encoded:
- the prx gene encoding neuroblast differentiation-associated protein AHNAK isoform X14 — translation MDPEPSNEQTDQTTVEAAEPPVEIVVETEAEAGASGYSVTGGGERGIFIKDVLKDSPAAKHLSLQQGDQLLSAKVYFDNVRYEDALKILQCAEPYKVSFLVKRTVQGEEVCVRPRLPSVDIKGPKAKMTKMSVKAIKPFKAKKKRGGRFGLKRLKEKRREELVIEGTPPRLEMSDVDVEFCLPRFKPRRSDQVKAEGGAAAKPKRKIRFPRMKIKSHGGKEDSGGLKAKVKVSPAEIPGVKAKAKGKGHKFEISFPKSKDTKSGSVELKKPDVNIPSPSVEFSLPAGKVVDVEMGGESLNSPDVDFALPSFKADTTLLAQKGKVGIKGPKVEVRGDDAKVMKGKVDVETGKGDGKLQMPNLKLPKMRLVGDLDETDDKMKVKAGGEISVPTVEIKGGSSTVLPEAHVNKGGILENVPSVPSVDISFPKVKGTSNMDIKTTIRKPGMDFSVSDVDFNVERIPDEVEGSFKGPEISMPKLDFSLPKIGVSDKDVASAGSEGKFCPPSAEVGVDMSHYIGGDGKFTLPNFNVSQSQKGNLTGPGVEGEFKLPSVDLTLPKGKDVDPEMPDVNISLPKISLPEGGIKLKGTDFKEGKMDFPDIDVSLPKGKLEGGLELEGPDIKGGKFKMPTFDVSLPKVNLPESGVKLKGPELKGGKMEIPDLNVSLPRGKVEGGVEVQGPDVKGGKFKMPTLDVSLPKVNLPEGDVKLKGPELKGGKMEMPDIDVSLPKGKFEGGVEVQGPDVKGGKFKMTTFDISLPKVNLPEGGATLKGPELKGGKIEMPDIDVSLPKGKFEGGVDVQGPDVKGGKFKMPTLDVSFPKVDLPQGGAKLKGPELKGGRMEMPDIDVSLPKGKFEGGVEVQGPDVKGGKFKMPTLDVSLPKVNLPEGGVKLKGPELKGGKMEGPDVDVSLPKVEADFDIEAPKVKGGKFKMPTLDVSLPNVTLPEGGVKLKGPELKGGRMEMPDIDVSLPKGKFEGGVEVQGPDVKGGKFKMPTLDVSLPKVNLPEGGVKLKGPELKGRKMEIPNIDVSLSKGKVEGHVDIEGQDLKGGKLKVPTLDVSLPEVKGPNLEGSKLDIPDIDVCLPKGKARGEIGIEGHVDKGGKFHMPSVDIYLPKMKTKGPDIDIQSPDIKVGEVTMPAVDVSLPKIKSPEVDVSLEGPDVKGGKVAIPAMTGLTGEGAGSGSFKHGTVKLPTVDISAPKVDIDFGLPKPKGDDVKVALLKPEGSRPSSGGSFDSPNVSFKVPSFTLPRFGGKSKSGQLEVSGQSSEVNISLGEPSVESGLENKVTSKKVKLKKPFIGIPKMDADASVSCPELDVNVKKGDIDIPQPDTSVDVERKGRFNAPDVTIKLPKFSMPGFASKDGDLGKPSGDLEAKAKAKIPSVELSLSATKSPEKEVLLPNAEVDVLECDIRTYEGGIPKKPAIDVNVPKVDLAVPLPKIKLESSYEREGTKFKIPHVDLSLPKGKVDSMPKGKPLNIETPEVELKMQSVDVSFPKAPDADFHGHGQGDFKTPHATTDLPDATIQRIDISIRKDKSDVHAKGEQTGLKLKMPSLDIACPKGDLELDMRLRKGDTKGLECHGETNSKVKGPKVKGTKFNIGMPKKKTGVSVKSEHEIENIEPGLTSTIQNGHKEGNMNIQMPCVTLPSVSVKSKEDSEESGLPSSCTAIPRIPDIDFDIGTAQDEEDDKLGKKIKIPKFGVPLPSLSSREGRMEIRGPETKYEGPKVKKAVFVLVNPSQRDEVTLNTGDAKVKIPKFQTNTIETSVSTPGMSVCTSQLRSTDDTLKPEAPSSKFHFETDARLHRGFKDEGVAASGKVKLPKVEFTSPYGKKAAGDASLEIATRLGKPSSSGEAPKGLQIKPGNVSFEGFVDESSKDVVTQHSRTQMLHQDSSASPASFTMEFSSSKVQTWSKGDIKGDPQGIEAPPWFKVPKFTLKPHSTGFLQITPEGSPQAQRRGELGGEANMLGSFCQHSSGITTREVSTPGGGGSVTVVTKTTRTKRHSTPAETSAGVSVATTHPPSDL, via the exons ATGGACCCGGAACCTTCTAACGAGCAGACA gACCAGACCACGGTGGAAGCCGCGGAGCCTCCGGTGGAGATCGTGGTGGAGACTGAGGCGGAGGCTGGAGCTAGTGGCTATAGCGTGACCGGCGGTGGAGAGCGAGGCATCTTCATCAAAGACGTCCTCAAGGACTCACCAGCTGCCAAACATCTCAGCCTGCAGCAAG GTGATCAGCTGCTGAGCGCCAAGGTCTATTTTGACAATGTGCGTTATGAAGATGCTCTGAAGATCCTCCAGTGCGCTGAGCCCTACAAAGTCAGCTTCCTGGTCAAGAGGACGGTCCAGGGGGAGGAGGTCTGCGTGCGGCCCCGCCTGCCCAGTGTGGACATCAAAGGTCCCAAAGCCAAGATGACCAAAATG AGCGTGAAGGCGATCAAGCCATTCAAGGCCAAGAAGAAGAGAGGCGGTCGCTTTGGTCTGAAGAGGCTCAAGGAGAAACGGCGCGAGGAGCTGGTGATCGAGGGAACGCCACCCCGGCTGGAGATGAGCGATGTGGACGTTGAATTTTGCCTCCCCAGGTTCAAACCCAGGCGGAGCGACCAAGTGAAGGCAGAAGGAGGTGCTGCAGCAAAGCCAAAGAGGAAAATCAG GTTTCCTCGGATGAAGATAAAAAGTCATGGGGGAAAAGAGGACAGCGGAGGACTGAAAGCAAAGGTGAAGGTCTCCCCGGCTGAGATTCCAGGAGTCAAAGCGAAAGCCAAAGGAAAAGGTCACAAGTTTGAAATTAGCTTTCCCAAGAGTAAGGATACCAAGTCTGGATCCGTGGAACTGAAGAAGCCGGATGTCAACATTCCGTCGCCGTCTGTAGAGTTCAGTTTGCCTGCTGGGAAAGTTGTAGATGTGGAAATGGGGGGAGAATCATTAAATTCTCCAGATGTGGATTTTGCCCTCCCCTCATTCAAAGCTGACACAACTTTGCTTGCTCAGAAGGGAAAGGTGGGAATTAAAGGTCCAAAAGTTGAAGTAAGAGGCGATGACGCCAAAGTTATGAAGGGAAAAGTTGATGTTGAAACAGGCAAAGGTGATGGAAAACTGCAAATGCCAAACTTGAAACTCCCCAAAATGAGACTGGTGGGTGATTTGGATGAGACCGATGACAAAATGAAGGTCAAAGCAGGAGGAGAAATCAGTGTTCCAACTGTGGAAATAAAGGGGGGAAGTAGTACTGTTCTCCCTGAAGCACATGTCAACAAAGGAGGGATTTTAGAAAATGTTCCATCTGTGCCTTCGGTCGACATCTCTTTTCCCAAAGTCAAAGGAACATCAAATATGGATATAAAGACAACAATAAGGAAGCCTGGAATGGACTTCTCTGTGTCAGATGTGGACTTCAATGTTGAGAGAATTCCAGATGAGGTGGAGGGCTCTTTTAAAGGACCTGAAATTTCCATGCCAAAACTTGATTTCTCTTTGCCAAAGATAGGAGTGTCTGACAAGGATGTGGCTAGTGCAGGAAGTGAAGGGAAATTCTGTCCTCCTTCAGCTGAGGTTGGAGTAGACATGAGCCATTATATTGGTGGAGATGGGAAGTTCACCCTACCTAATTTTAATGTATCTCAATCACAAAAAGGTAATCTGACAGGACCGGGTGTTGAAGGAGAATTCAAGTTGCCTAGTGTGGACCTGACGCTTCCCAAAGGCAAAGATGTGGACCCCGAGATGCCAGATGTTAACATTTCTTTACCAAAGATCAGTCTTCCAGAGGGTGGTATCAAGCTAAAAGGCACGGACTTCAAGGAGGGGAAAATGGATTTTCCAGACATTGATGTTTCACTTCCCAAAGGAAAACTTGAAGGTGGACTAGAGCTTGAAGGCCCTGATATCAAGGGAGGaaaattcaaaatgccaacatttgaTGTTTCTTTACCTAAAGTCAATCTTCCAGAGAGTGGTGTTAAACTAAAAG GTCCAGAACTCAAGGGAGGGAAAATGGAAATTCCAGACCTCAATGTCTCACTCCCCAGAGGAAAGGTTGAAGGTGGCGTTGAAGTTCAAGGCCCTgatgtcaaaggaggaaagttcaaaatgccaacgtTGGATGTGTCTTTACCAAAAGTCAATCTTCCGGAGGGTGATGTGAAACTCAAAG GTCCAGAGCTCAAGGGAGGGAAGATGGAAATGCCAGACATTGATGTCTCACTTCCCAAAGGAAAATTTGAAG GTGGTGTTGAGGTTCAAGGCCCTgatgtcaaaggaggaaagttcaaaatgaCAACGTTTGACATTTCTTTACCAAAAGTCAATCTTCCAGAGGGTGGTGCCACACTGAAAG GTCCAGAACTCAAGGGAGGGAAGATAGAAATGCCAGACATAGATGTCTCACTTCCCAAAGGAAAATTTGAAGGTGGCGTTGACGTTCAAGGCCCTGATGTCAAAGGTggaaagttcaaaatgccaacattggaCGTTTCTTTCCCAAAAGTCGATCTTCCACAGGGTGGTGCCAAACTGAAAG GTCCAGAGCTCAAGGGAGGGAGGATGGAAATGCCAGACATTGACGTCTCACTTCCCAAAGGAAAATTTGAAGGTGGCGTTGAGGTTCAAGGCCCTgatgtcaaaggaggaaagttcaaaatgccaacgctGGATGTTTCTTTACCAAAAGTCAATCTTCCGGAGGGTGGTGTCAAACTAAAAGGTCCAGAGCTCAAGGGGGGAAAGATGGAAGGACCAGATGTTGATGTCTCACTTCCCAAAGTTGAGGCAGATTTTGATATTGAAGCCCCAaaagtcaaaggaggaaagttcaaaatgccaacgctGGATGTTTCTTTACCAAATGTCACTCTTCCAGAAGGTGGTGTCAAACTAAAAG GTCCAGAGCTCAAGGGAGGGAGGATGGAAATGCCAGACATTGACGTCTCACTTCCCAAAGGAAAATTTGAAGGTGGCGTTGAGGTTCAAGGCCCTgatgtcaaaggaggaaagttcaaaatgccaacgctGGATGTTTCTTTACCAAAAGTCAATCTTCCGGAGGGTGGTGTCAAACTAAAAG GTCCAGAACTCAAGGGACGGAAAATGGAAATTCCAAACATCGATGTCTCACTTTCCAAAGGAAAAGTTGAGGGGCATGTTGACATTGAAGGCCAAGATCTCAAAGGAGGGAAGTTGAAAGTGCCAACATTGGATGTTTCTTTACCAGAAGTAAAAGGTCCAAACCTTGAAGGAAGTAAGCTTGATATTCCAGACATTGATGTGTGTCTTCCCAAAGGAAAAGCAAGGGGAGAAATTGGAATTGAAGGACATGTTGACAAAGGAGGAAAGTTCCATATGCCCTCTGTGGATATTTATCTtcctaaaatgaaaacaaaaggtcCTGACATAGACATTCAAAGTCCTGACATTAAAGTTGGAGAAGTCACCATGCCAGCGGTTGATGTTTCCCTTCCGAAAATTAAATCCCCAGAAGTAGATGTCAGTTTGGAAGGTCCTGATGTAAAAGGCGGGAAAGTTGCCATCCCAGCAATGACTGGACTGACAGGAGAAGGTGCAGGTTCAGGCTCTTTTAAACATGGGACAGTCAAACTTCCAACGGTTGACATTTCAGCTCCGAAGGTGGATATTGACTTTGGCCTCCCTAAACCAAAAGGTGACGATGTGAAAGTGGCGCTTCTGAAACCAGAGGGAAGCAGGCCTTCTTCTGGGGGAAGTTTTGATTCGCCCAATGTTTCTTTCAAAGTCCCTAGTTTTACACTTCCCAGGTTTGGTGGCAAGTCCAAGAGTGGCCAATTGGAGGTGTCGGGACAAAGCTCAgaggtcaacatttctctcgggGAGCCATCCGTGGAGTCGGGTTTGGAGAATAAAGTGACAAGCAAAAAAGTGAAACTCAAAAAGCCCTTCATTGGAATACCCAAAATGGATGCAGATGCGTCTGTGTCTTGTCCTGAATTAGATGTCAATGTTAAAAAGGGGGACATTGACATTCCTCAACCAGATACTAGTGTTGATGTAGAAAGGAAAGGTCGTTTCAATGCACCCGATGTCACGATCAAACTCCCAAAGTTCTCCATGCCAGGATTTGCTTCaaaagatggagatttgggaaAGCCAAGCGGTGACCTTGAAGctaaggccaaggccaagataCCCTCAGTTGAGCTATCACTTTCCGCCACTAAATCACCAGAAAAGGAGGTTCTTCTTCCCAATGCAGAGGTGGATGTATTGGAGTGTGACATCCGAACCTATGAGGGAGGAATTCCCAAAAAGCCTGCTATTGATGTGAATGTGCCCAAAGTAGACCTGGCTGTGCCACTTCCCAAAATAAAACTTGAGTCTAGTTATGAGAGAGAAGGAACAAAATTCAAAATTCCTCATGTGGACTTATCCTTGCCAAAAGGAAAAGTTGACAGCATGCCAAAAGGCAAACCTTTAAATATTGAAACACCAGAAGTTGAACTCAAAATGCAGTCAGTAGACGTGTCCTTTCCCAAAGCACCAGATGCTGACTTCCATGGACATGGACAAGGTGACTTTAAGACACCACATGCAACCACTGACCTCCCAGATGCGACAATCCAAAGGATAGACATATCCATCCGCAAAGACAAAAGTGATGTGCATGCAAAGGGAGAGCAAACGGGTCTGAAACTGAAGATGCCAAGCCTGGATATCGCATGTCCAAAAGGAGACCTGGAGCTGGATATGCGACTTCGGAAAGGAGACACCAAGGGGTTAGAATGTCATGGAGaaaccaacagcaaagtcaaaggGCCCAAAGTCAAGGGAACAAAATTCAATATCGGAATGCCCAAAAAGAAAACTGGTGTTAGTGTAAAATCTGAGCATGAAATTGAAAATATTGAACCTGGTCTGACATCCACAATTCAGAACGGACACAAAGAGGGAAATATGAACATCCAAATGCCATGCGTTACGTTACCAAGTGTAAGTGTGAAAAGCAAAGAAGACTCAGAAGAAAGTGGCCTCCCGTCATCATGTACTGCAATCCCCAGGATTCCGGACATAGACTTTGATATCGGTACAGCACAAGATGAAGAAGACGACAAATTAGGCAAGAAgataaaaatccccaaatttggTGTCCCACTCCCGTCCCTGTCCTCCCGGGAAGGAAGAATGGAGATCCGAGGACCGGAGACCAAATATGAAGGCCCCAAAGTgaagaaagcagtttttgtTTTAGTAAATCCATCCCAAAGAGATGAGGTGACTTTAAATACAGGTGACGCCAAGGTGAAGATtcccaaatttcaaacaaaCACCATAGAAACATCTGTTAGCACACCTGGAATGTCAGTGTGCACCAGCCAACTAAGGTCAACTGACGACACACTCAAGCCAGAAGCTCCAAGTTCAAAGTTCCACTTTGAAACAGATGCACGACTTCACAGGGGCTTCAAAGATGAAGGAGTGGCAGCTAGTGGAAAAGTCAAACTTCCAAAGGTGGAATTCACTTCTCCTTATGGAAAGAAAGCTGCAGGTGACGCCAGCTTGGAAATCGCAACCAGACTGGGCAAACCTTCATCATCAGGGGAAGCTCCTAAAGGGCTCCAGATAAAACCAGGCAATGTTTCATTTGAAGGTTTTGTTGATGAGTCCTCAAAGGACGTCGTCACACAACACTCCAGAACACAAATGCTGCATCAGGACAGCTCGGCATCTCCAGCTTCTTTTACCATGGAATTCAGCTCATCAAAAGTCCAAACCTGGAGCAAAGGAGACATCAAAGGAGACCCCCAGGGGATAGAGGCCCCCC